The following are from one region of the Silene latifolia isolate original U9 population chromosome 9, ASM4854445v1, whole genome shotgun sequence genome:
- the LOC141598579 gene encoding vignain-like codes for MNSGKVLLVVVCAVLALGLAESFDFTEKDLASDETLWDLYERWRAQHTVSRDLEDKKRRFNVFKANVQFIHDVNKMDKPYKLDLNQFADMTNLEFRKSYSSNINHHRMFHPRPVTEFRHGQTADVPESVDWRTKGSVTPVKNQGNCGSCWAFSTIVAVEGINQIKTKNLLSLSEQELVDCVPDNSGCDGGLMEHAFAYIKSVGGVTGENTYPYAAKNEQCNSAKVNAPVVKIDGYEVVPENDENALLKAVVNQPVSVAIDAGGRSFQFYHEGVYTGECGTDLDHGVAAVGYGITQDGTKYWIVKNSWGAGWGEKGYIRIQRGVPAKEGLCGIAMDGSYPVKSTSDNPKNTTTAKDEL; via the exons ATGAATTCAGGTAAGGTACTGTTGGTGGTAGTTTGTGCAGTCTTGGCCTTAGGTCTGGCTGAGAGCTTCGACTTCACCGAGAAAGACCTTGCATCCGATGAAACCCTGTGGGACCTGTACGAGAGATGGAGGGCTCAACACACTGTGTCTCGTGATCTCGAGGACAAGAAAAGGCGGTTCAATGTGTTTAAGGCTAATGTCCAGTTCATTCACGATGTGAACAAGATGGACAAGCCTTACAAGCTTGACCTTAACCAGTTTGCAGACATGACTAACCTTGAGTTCAGGAAGTCTTACAGTTCTAACATCAATCATCACAGGATGTTCCACCCGCGTCCTGTGACTGAGTTCAGGCATGGGCAGACGGCTGATGTCCCGGAATCTGTTGATTGGAGGACTAAGGGTTCTGTTACCCCTGTTAAGAATCAAGGCAATTGCG GTAGTTGCTGGGCATTTTCGACCATAGTTGCAGTGGAGGGGATCAACCAGATAAAAACAAAGAATTTACTGTCACTGTCAGAGCAGGAACTGGTTGATTGCGTTCCCGACAATAGTGGATGTGATGGAGGGCTGATGGAGCATGCTTTTGCTTACATTAAGAGCGTTGGCGGAGTGACTGGTGAAAACACCTACCCTTATGCAGCTAAGAACGAACAGTGCAATTCTGCCAAG GTGAATGCACCAGTAGTGAAGATCGATGGGTATGAAGTTGTGCCTGAAAACGACGAGAATGCTTTGTTGAAAGCTGTCGTAAATCAGCCTGTTTCTGTTGCTATTGATGCAGGTGGTAGAAGCTTTCAGTTCTATCACGAG GGAGTCTATACTGGTGAATGTGGAACAGACCTGGATCACGGAGTAGCAGCTGTCGGGTATGGAATAACCCAAGACGGGACAAAGTACTGGATCGTGAAGAACTCATGGGGTGCTGGATGGGGAGAAAAGGGTTACATTCGTATACAACGAGGCGTACCTGCTAAAGAGGGACTCTGTGGTATTGCAATGGATGGAAGTTACCCTGTGAAATCGACTTCTGATAATCCTAAAAATACTACCACTGCAAAAGACGAGCTCTGA
- the LOC141598580 gene encoding uncharacterized protein LOC141598580: MVKMGTFLGMSIGAFVFWQSMEKVHVWIALHQDEKREREEKEIEVRRMREELIQQAQQRDNLA; this comes from the exons ATGGTGAAAATGGGAACATTTTTAGGAATGTCAATTGGTGCCTTTGTTTTCTGGCAATCAATGGAAAAAGTTCATGTTTGGATCGCTCTTCATCAAGATGAAaag AGAGAAAGAGAAGAGAAGGAAATCGAGGTCAGGAGGATGAGGGAAGAGCTCATACAGCAAGCGCAGCAAAGGGACAATCTTGCCTAA
- the LOC141599713 gene encoding uncharacterized protein LOC141599713 has protein sequence MKKLWHLPIPSNWKILLWKILTDTLSVGTEFEKRNLDVSLFCCLCGEGHNEMESTGHLFRDCELSRRIWAGSELGIRVMNVETGNIKEWIISWIRYFYNRKGGERSVIAFAAILWGLWTLRNNVIFKEVAVTRQYLVHGFFKSVHENIQILCDHLDKKDKGISNCNGQDEHSLSSLAEIREGKPVRVIGMQGTCEVIRVKVDASWRRDYRAAIGWVAYNSAGTEILRKQQKIRAESALQAEVLGLRDALLWAQQCGYLHLDISTDCLQLINQIAGTEKENHLINQALASIRWLYASFHCLSFNFIPRSLNVVAHGLAYQTMRL, from the coding sequence ATGAAAAAATTGTGGCATCTACCGATTCCCAGCAACTGGAAAATTCTCTTATGGAAGATCCTTACCGACACTCTTTCTGTTGGAACTGAGTTTGAGAAGAGGAATCTGGATGTTAGTCTCTTTTGCTGCTTGTGTGGAGAAGGTCATAACGAGATGGAATCTACAGGACATCTCTTCAGAGACTGTGAATTATCCAGACGTATTTGGGCGGGGTCTGAGCTTGGTATTAGAGTTATGAATGTTGAAACTGGTAATATAAAGGAGTGGATAATAAGCTGGATCCGATACTTCTATAATAGAAAGGGGGGAGAAAGGAGTGTGATTGCCTTTGCGGCGATACTATGGGGTTTATGGACTCTAAGAAATAATGTGATTTTTAAGGAAGTAGCAGTTACCCGACAATACCTTGTACATGGCTTCTTCAAATCTGTTCATGAGAATATACAGATTCTATGTGATCATCTTGACAAAAAGGACAAAGGAATTAGTAACTGTAATGGACAGGATGAGCACTCCTTGTCTTCACTTGCTGAGATTCGGGAGGGTAAGCCGGTCAGAGTCATAGGAATGCAGGGCACATGTGAGGTGATTCGGGTCAAGGTGGACGCGAGTTGGAGACGAGACTATAGGGCGGCTATAGGATGGGTGGCTTATAATTCCGCAGGTACGGAGATCTTACGTAAACAGCAAAAAATAAGGGCGGAATCAGCTTTACAGGCGGAAGTGTTGGGTCTTCGTGATGCCCTTTTATGGGCACAGCAGTGTGGATACCTTCACCTTGATATCTCAACGGATTGCCTACAGCTTATTAATCAAATTGCAGGAACTGAGAAGGAGAATCATCTGATCAATCAAGCTCTAGCTAGTATTCGGTGGCTTTATGCGTCTTTTCATTGTTTAAGTTTTAACTTTATTCCGAGATCGCTTAATGTTGTAGCGCATGGTCTGGCTTATCAGACCATGAGACTGTAA
- the LOC141598581 gene encoding protein JINGUBANG: protein MKIKTRLAFCTSTVAGEDDVVSPSSSSSVSVSSAVSASAFILQSHSSLQTLPSVPSLQSLFLDTSTVTLTYSLASAISLSSPITSLSLSSTSSSTSASSANLYASAGHQINVYDSDTLLLVDSFNVNSPSSGAVKSIAFSKGTVLTAHQDGKIRVWKKTGPLNTGTHKQEATLPTLSDRLLRFPVPKNHVQVRRHKTRLWVEHNDAVSSLAVTNKRIYSVSWDKTLKVWGPNDLRCKESVNASEDAVNAVTVSGDDVVYTGSAEGRIQVWSTKEKRLGLVATLEKHKSAVNALTLNDDGSILFSGACDRSILVWEREDSGKYMSVSGALRGHEGAILCLINVGEFLISGSADRTVRIWRRGGCEGEGKFCCLTVLSGHKKAVKCLAAKLDGEDGISVFSGGLDGEIKVWSIKINRS from the exons atgaaaattaaaacTCGTCTCGCATTTTGCACTTCAACAGTCGCCGGCGAAGACGACGTCGTTTcaccatcctcctcctcctccgtcTCCGTCTCCTCCGCCGTCTCCGCCTCCGCTTTCATCTTACAAAGTCACAGTTCTCTCCAAACACTCCCATCCGTTCCTTCCTTACAATCTCTTTTCCTCGACACCTCTACCGTCACCCTCACGTATTCTCTCGCCTCCGCTATTTCTCTATCGTCTCCGATTACCTCACTTTCTCTTTCATCCACCTCATCGTCCACGTCAGCTTCGTCAGCGAATCTTTACGCTTCGGCTGGACATCAGATTAATGTTTATGATTCTGATACGTTGTTGCTTGTGGATTCGTTCAATGTTAATTCTCCGTCTTCCGGTGCTGTTAAGTCTATCGCGTTTTCTAAAG GTACGGTCTTGACAGCTCATCAAGACGGTAAAATCCGCGTTTGGAAGAAAACGGGGCCGTTAAATACTGGGACCCACAAACAAGAGGCGACACTACCGACGTTATCGGACCGGTTACTCAGGTTTCCGGTACCGAAGAATCACGTGCAAGTCAGGCGACATAAGACGCGGCTATGGGTGGAGCATAACGACGCCGTTTCGTCACTTGCAGTAACTAATAAGAGAATTTACTCCGTTTCGTGGGATAAAACGTTGAAGGTGTGGGGCCCGAATGATCTGAGGTGTAAGGAGTCTGTTAATGCCAGCGAGGATGCTGTTAATGCCGTAACGGTTTCGGGTGATGATGTGGTTTATACCGGTTCGGCCGAGGGTCGGATACAG GTTTGGAGTACTAAAGAGAAGAGACTTGGATTAGTTGCCACATTGGAAAAACATAAGTCAGCGGTCAATGCGTTGACTTTGAATGACGACGGTTCGATCTTATTCTCCGGTGCGTGTGACCGTTCGATCTTGGTATGGGAGAGGGAAGATAGTGGGAAGTATATGTCCGTGAGTGGAGCCCTTAGGGGACATGAGGGGGCTATCCTCTGTTTGATAAATGTTGGGGAGTTTTTGATAAGCGGGTCGGCCGATCGAACGGTTAGGATTTGGCGGCGTGGCGGGTGTGAGGGCGAGGGTAAGTTTTGTTGTTTGACGGTTTTGAGTGGGCATAAGAAGGCGGTTAAGTGTTTGGCCGCGAAATTGGATGGTGAAGATGGGATTTCGGTGTTTAGTGGTGGTCTTGATGGTGAGATTAAAGTTTGGAGTATTAAGATTAATCGAAGTTAA